The Balearica regulorum gibbericeps isolate bBalReg1 chromosome 5, bBalReg1.pri, whole genome shotgun sequence genome window below encodes:
- the C5H11orf58 gene encoding small acidic protein produces the protein MSSARESQGHHGVKRAASPDGSSSWEAADLGNEERKQKFLRLMGAGKKEHTGRLVIGDHRSTSHFRTGEEDKKMNEELESQYQQSMDSTMSGRNRRHCGLGFSEFQESEDQDDIAGHSSEESSEDSESGSESEQEESAEELQAAEKHDEAEVPENKKEAKSNYKMMFVKASGS, from the exons ATGAGCTCGGCCAGGGAGTCTCAGGGGCACCACGGCGTCAAGCGAGCGGCCTCCCCCGAT ggctccagcagctgggaggcGGCGGACCTCGGCAACGAGGAGCGGAAGCAGAAGTTCCTGCGGCTGATGGGCGCTGGAAAG aaagaacaTACTGGCCGCCTTGTTATCGGAGACCACAGATCAACCTCTCACTTCAGGACAG GGGaagaagacaagaaaatgaaCGAAGAATTGGAGTCTCAGTACCAACAAAGCATGGACAGCACGATGTCTGGACGCAACCGGCGCCATTGCGGACTTGGTTTCAGTGAG TTTCAGGAAAGTGAAGACCAAGACGACATTGCTGGACACTCCTCTGAAGAGAGTTCAGAGGACTCTGAAAGTGGCTCTGAGTCAGAGCAAGAGGAGTCTGCAGAGGAGCTACAAGCTGCTGAAAAACACGATGAAGCTGAGGttccagaaaacaagaaagaggcaaaaagcAACTATAAAATGATGTTTGTTAAAGCCAGTGGTTCATAA